In Dehalogenimonas etheniformans, one genomic interval encodes:
- a CDS encoding universal stress protein gives MNKFRTILVPVAGRPEDEDALEMACQLARITGDVKVIVTNIISIDRSLPLDAEVESEIAKSEAILARFENLAKKFNYPIETNLLQARLVAPAIVDEAVEQKADAIVIGSAYKTRFGEFSLGDVVPYILQHAPCRVILNHRPASL, from the coding sequence ATGAATAAATTTCGCACTATACTAGTTCCTGTTGCCGGGCGGCCGGAAGACGAAGATGCCCTCGAGATGGCCTGCCAGTTGGCTCGCATAACCGGCGACGTCAAGGTCATCGTAACCAATATCATCTCGATCGACCGGTCTCTGCCGCTGGACGCCGAGGTCGAATCTGAGATCGCCAAATCTGAAGCGATTCTGGCCAGGTTTGAAAATCTTGCCAAGAAATTCAATTATCCCATCGAGACCAACCTACTGCAGGCCAGGTTGGTAGCCCCCGCCATCGTCGATGAAGCCGTAGAACAAAAAGCCGATGCCATCGTCATCGGTTCGGCCTATAAGACGCGTTTCGGTGAGTTCAGCCTGGGAGACGTGGTGCCTTACATCCTGCAGCATGCCCCGTGCCGCGTCATTCTGAACCACCGCCCGGCATCGTTGTAA
- a CDS encoding TrkH family potassium uptake protein yields the protein MNFSAILRYLGLLTTVIGATMMIPLLVAAASHELEAAPAFAVVMGLAVVIGGSITLATRRVRTQLSRRDAMVLVVGVWITATIFGALPYLLSGVVPNFLDAFFETMSGFTTTGATIFSSIADKPHSILVWRSFTQWLGGLGIITLFVSLFPLFGLGASRLLEAEAPGGYAGERLTSRIRDTARIIIIIYVCLTAIQILLLVFTGLPLFDAATIALSTVSTGGFAATNLSIESYHNLLAEIIIMVFMFLGGINFALFIWLILRRRWTRFFGNPELRFWVLIILVSVALVNLDLIFNKGLGVLESFRQSSFNILSASSTTGFTSANYDAWPGFSRSLILVLMVIGASAGSTAGGLKIIRLIILFKYAYRRILQAINPAVIVPLKIGDTTLQEATVSRTIGLTVFYFGLLWGGFVFMAALGLPFEEAISSVASCMSSFGPGFGAVGPYGNFEHIPGIGKAALCFFMLAGRLEIFALLVLFAPPFWRRY from the coding sequence ATGAACTTCTCGGCAATACTCCGATACCTGGGACTCCTTACTACTGTCATCGGCGCCACGATGATGATCCCCCTGCTGGTGGCTGCAGCGTCCCATGAACTTGAAGCCGCTCCTGCCTTTGCTGTGGTCATGGGCTTGGCGGTCGTCATCGGCGGTTCGATCACACTGGCTACCAGGCGCGTTAGAACTCAACTCTCTCGCCGTGATGCGATGGTGTTGGTGGTTGGCGTTTGGATCACAGCGACGATATTTGGGGCGCTCCCTTATCTCCTTAGCGGCGTGGTTCCCAATTTCCTGGATGCCTTCTTCGAAACCATGAGCGGCTTCACAACCACCGGAGCCACGATATTCTCGAGTATCGCCGATAAACCTCACAGTATCCTCGTTTGGCGCTCTTTCACACAATGGCTCGGCGGTTTGGGCATCATTACCCTCTTCGTCTCACTATTTCCGCTTTTTGGCCTCGGGGCGTCGCGATTATTAGAAGCGGAGGCGCCGGGGGGATACGCAGGAGAACGTTTAACCTCCCGCATCCGGGATACTGCCAGAATCATCATTATTATCTATGTGTGCCTGACTGCAATTCAGATCTTATTGCTGGTATTCACTGGCCTGCCGCTGTTCGATGCCGCTACCATCGCCTTAAGCACGGTCTCCACGGGCGGCTTTGCGGCAACAAATTTGTCAATCGAAAGCTATCATAACCTGCTTGCCGAGATCATCATCATGGTATTCATGTTCCTAGGCGGGATCAATTTCGCCCTGTTTATCTGGTTGATCCTCCGCCGCCGGTGGACACGCTTCTTCGGCAACCCCGAATTGCGTTTTTGGGTCCTGATCATCTTGGTTTCGGTTGCGCTGGTCAATCTGGACCTGATCTTCAACAAAGGTTTAGGAGTGCTGGAAAGCTTCAGACAAAGCAGTTTCAATATTCTCTCTGCAAGCAGCACCACAGGGTTCACTTCCGCCAATTATGACGCTTGGCCTGGTTTTTCCCGTTCGCTCATCTTGGTTCTAATGGTTATCGGCGCTTCGGCGGGGTCCACCGCCGGCGGCCTGAAAATAATCAGGTTGATAATCCTCTTTAAATACGCCTACAGGCGAATCCTCCAGGCAATCAATCCTGCTGTCATTGTCCCACTTAAGATCGGTGACACTACGCTGCAGGAGGCGACGGTATCACGCACAATAGGCTTGACAGTGTTTTATTTCGGGTTGCTTTGGGGTGGTTTTGTCTTTATGGCAGCATTGGGGCTGCCCTTCGAGGAGGCTATCTCATCAGTGGCTTCCTGCATGAGTAGCTTCGGCCCGGGTTTCGGGGCTGTTGGTCCTTATGGCAACTTTGAGCACATACCCGGTATCGGCAAAGCAGCTTTGTGCTTTTTTATGCTGGCTGGTCGTCTTGAGATTTTCGCACTGTTGGTTTTGTTCGCTCCCCCTTTCTGGCGCCGTTACTAA
- the trkA gene encoding Trk system potassium transporter TrkA, with protein MYIVIAGGGVVGLNIATLLSVENHDVVVIEESGQALESIKRQLDVRIVQGNAATPRVLREAEAHRADLVLAVTDSDETNMVVCFISKEMGAARTAARIRNPDYSGYFQMPAKSPIATRRIVRPKNLGIDVYINPEAEMAREILSILAGFYSTPAEEFGSGTVRIREFRIEDDNLAGKKLSEIAQDIPFFIVAVGHNEGGVIANPEEIIHSGDSLYIAIPADHVERLAKLFAGAKRPNRNVVVIGGGSIGYLVAEGLIRQGVQVKILERDQVRAEEIATKLERALVLQGEPTDRDFLLEQGISKADAVVSVTQNDELNILATLLAKTLGVSRALSMINNPDFLPLAEAAGIDVAGSPAIITARKIAHFVLRGGAVAASVLENNTLEAIEFIVSPKAKIVGKPVSDIPVPKNALIVAVVRDGRPSVPPDEYPIDVDDRVIVMSTIPALPEVEKLFK; from the coding sequence GTGTACATTGTTATCGCCGGCGGCGGAGTCGTCGGCCTCAACATCGCCACCCTCCTTTCAGTTGAGAACCACGACGTTGTCGTCATTGAGGAATCCGGTCAGGCCTTAGAATCGATCAAGCGCCAGCTTGATGTCCGTATCGTTCAGGGCAACGCCGCCACGCCGCGCGTCCTCCGTGAAGCCGAAGCCCATCGCGCCGATCTGGTCCTTGCGGTTACCGATTCCGACGAGACCAACATGGTTGTTTGTTTCATTTCCAAGGAAATGGGAGCCGCCCGGACTGCCGCCCGTATCCGCAACCCGGATTACTCGGGTTATTTCCAAATGCCGGCCAAGAGCCCGATCGCCACCCGCCGCATCGTTCGGCCTAAGAACCTGGGCATAGACGTCTATATCAACCCCGAAGCCGAAATGGCCCGCGAGATCCTCTCCATCCTGGCGGGTTTTTATTCGACCCCTGCCGAAGAATTCGGCAGTGGGACGGTCCGGATCCGGGAGTTCAGGATCGAAGACGACAATCTTGCCGGGAAAAAACTGTCGGAAATCGCTCAGGACATTCCTTTTTTCATTGTGGCCGTCGGGCACAATGAAGGAGGAGTGATTGCCAATCCAGAGGAAATCATCCACTCCGGTGATTCCCTGTACATCGCCATACCGGCGGACCACGTCGAGCGGCTCGCCAAGCTGTTTGCCGGCGCCAAAAGACCAAACCGGAACGTCGTGGTTATCGGCGGCGGCAGCATCGGCTATCTTGTCGCCGAAGGCTTGATCCGCCAGGGCGTCCAGGTCAAGATACTTGAGCGCGATCAGGTCAGGGCTGAGGAAATAGCAACCAAGTTGGAACGTGCCCTGGTGCTTCAAGGTGAACCGACAGACCGCGATTTTCTGTTGGAACAGGGCATCAGCAAAGCTGATGCAGTAGTGTCTGTCACCCAGAACGATGAACTCAATATATTAGCGACGTTACTTGCAAAGACCTTGGGCGTATCACGGGCTCTTTCCATGATCAACAACCCGGATTTCCTGCCCCTTGCTGAAGCTGCAGGCATCGATGTTGCCGGTTCTCCCGCTATCATTACCGCCCGCAAAATCGCCCACTTCGTCCTTCGCGGTGGTGCGGTTGCAGCTTCGGTCCTGGAGAACAACACCCTGGAAGCCATTGAATTTATCGTGTCACCGAAGGCGAAGATCGTCGGAAAACCGGTGAGCGACATCCCGGTGCCCAAGAACGCTCTAATTGTGGCAGTTGTACGCGACGGGCGGCCTTCGGTTCCGCCTGATGAGTATCCTATCGATGTGGACGATCGCGTCATCGTCATGTCTACCATCCCCGCCCTCCCCGAAGTTGAGAAACTGTTCAAGTAG
- a CDS encoding cation diffusion facilitator family transporter, which produces MHQHDHSHHAVGSRLILGIGLSSIILIAEVIGGLISNSLALLSDAGHVLADIVALSLSAYALRQAQRPPSHRMTFGYHRIGVIVAIVNALAIFAIAGIIFYEAVRRLQSPPDVDSSVMLVVAVLGLVANLIVAFWLREARKDSLNVKSAFWHVLGDALASVGVILGAIVIKVTGLAEADAVISIVIGLIIAVSAWGILSEGVSVLLESTPAHIDLNELAGSIRDLPGVKEVHDLHVWSLTPNLHALSSHIVIEDRLTSETALVRAEVEKLLADRYEINHTTLQLECQSCCPGGQLCTLEPGSCPLTPHDEAEYHHDEKK; this is translated from the coding sequence ATGCACCAGCACGATCATAGCCACCATGCCGTGGGCTCCCGTTTAATTCTGGGCATCGGTCTTTCGAGTATTATTCTCATAGCCGAAGTGATCGGCGGACTGATTTCCAACAGTCTGGCTCTGTTGTCGGATGCCGGGCACGTCCTGGCCGATATCGTTGCCCTTTCTCTATCGGCTTACGCACTGCGCCAGGCGCAACGCCCGCCCTCGCACCGCATGACTTTCGGCTACCACCGCATCGGCGTCATCGTCGCCATCGTAAATGCCCTAGCCATATTCGCCATCGCCGGGATCATTTTCTATGAAGCCGTCAGGCGTCTGCAATCCCCGCCGGACGTCGACAGTTCGGTGATGCTGGTCGTCGCTGTGCTCGGCCTGGTAGCCAATCTCATCGTCGCCTTCTGGTTGCGCGAAGCCCGAAAAGATAGCCTCAACGTCAAGAGCGCCTTCTGGCACGTGCTCGGCGATGCTCTGGCCTCAGTCGGTGTCATCCTCGGCGCCATCGTCATCAAGGTCACGGGGCTCGCCGAAGCTGATGCGGTGATATCCATCGTCATCGGTCTGATCATTGCGGTCTCGGCCTGGGGTATTCTTTCGGAGGGTGTTTCGGTGCTTCTCGAATCCACGCCGGCTCATATCGACCTGAATGAACTGGCAGGGAGCATCCGCGACCTCCCTGGCGTCAAGGAAGTCCACGACCTTCACGTTTGGAGCTTGACTCCCAACCTCCACGCCCTTTCCAGCCACATCGTAATCGAAGATCGCTTAACCTCGGAGACCGCTCTGGTCCGTGCCGAGGTGGAGAAGCTCTTAGCTGATCGCTACGAGATTAACCACACTACATTACAGCTTGAGTGTCAGTCCTGCTGCCCTGGCGGCCAACTATGCACCCTTGAGCCTGGTTCATGCCCCTTGACACCCCATGATGAAGCGGAATATCACCACGACGAGAAGAAATAA
- a CDS encoding DUF47 domain-containing protein, translated as MAKFSIIPKEEKFFDLIEVSAANIVKTAEALKDLVNNWSDIHEKVLKIVELEHAGDSVTHQIIAMLHRSFVTPFDREDIALLAHSMDDVVDFIHSAADYMLLYKVGQPGERVKELAGIILEATKEVAAAAPKLRQKAGLKQLLEHCIEINRLENLADQAYRSALVELFEEYDMVDIIKWREIYESMESATDRAEDVANVFEGVALKNA; from the coding sequence ATGGCTAAATTTTCCATCATCCCCAAAGAAGAAAAATTCTTCGATCTTATCGAAGTCAGCGCTGCCAACATAGTCAAGACCGCGGAGGCGTTGAAAGACCTGGTAAACAATTGGAGTGACATCCATGAAAAAGTTCTGAAGATCGTCGAATTGGAACACGCCGGCGATTCGGTGACCCACCAAATCATCGCCATGCTACACCGCAGCTTTGTCACCCCTTTCGACCGGGAAGACATCGCGCTGCTTGCCCACTCCATGGACGACGTGGTCGATTTCATTCATTCGGCAGCGGATTACATGCTTCTTTACAAAGTCGGCCAACCCGGAGAAAGGGTCAAGGAACTGGCGGGAATCATTCTCGAAGCGACCAAGGAAGTCGCGGCAGCCGCTCCCAAACTTCGGCAAAAGGCTGGGCTGAAACAGCTCCTGGAGCATTGCATCGAGATTAACCGGCTTGAGAATCTCGCCGACCAGGCATACCGTTCCGCTCTCGTCGAACTGTTCGAGGAATACGATATGGTCGATATCATCAAATGGCGGGAGATTTACGAGTCCATGGAGAGTGCCACCGACCGCGCAGAGGATGTAGCCAACGTTTTCGAAGGCGTAGCCCTTAAAAACGCTTAA
- a CDS encoding inorganic phosphate transporter, with protein MHDAANSISTIVSTRVLTPRQAVAWAAFFNFIAFLVFGTAVAKTIGSGMIDINTVTPTVILSGLLGAISWNLITWYLGLPSSSSHALIGGYAGASIAHAGFGVILMAGWYKTLIFIVLAPTIGLALGFILRVATTWIVYRNPPGVINRFFRVAQMFSAAAYSLGHGGNDAQKTMGIITSLLVAGGVISTFDIPLWVVLAAQAAIALGTLSGGWRIVKTMGQKITKLAPIDGFCAETASAVSIFTATHLGIPVSTTHVITGAISGVGSVRRLSAVRWGVTLRIVWAWIMTIPAAGIIAALLFWILNLIF; from the coding sequence ATGCACGATGCGGCTAACTCCATTTCCACCATCGTTTCTACAAGGGTCCTGACCCCGCGGCAGGCGGTAGCCTGGGCAGCTTTCTTTAATTTTATCGCTTTCCTGGTTTTCGGTACCGCAGTTGCCAAGACCATTGGCAGCGGCATGATCGATATTAATACGGTAACGCCGACAGTAATCCTGTCTGGCTTGCTTGGGGCAATATCCTGGAACCTCATCACCTGGTACCTGGGGCTGCCAAGCAGTTCGTCTCACGCCCTTATCGGTGGCTATGCCGGGGCCTCGATCGCCCACGCCGGTTTTGGAGTCATCCTTATGGCTGGCTGGTACAAGACTCTGATCTTTATCGTACTGGCTCCGACTATAGGACTTGCCCTCGGATTTATACTACGCGTGGCGACGACCTGGATCGTTTATCGGAACCCTCCGGGGGTCATAAACAGGTTCTTCAGGGTGGCTCAGATGTTTTCGGCGGCGGCTTATAGCCTGGGGCACGGCGGCAATGACGCTCAAAAAACCATGGGCATTATCACCAGCCTGCTGGTCGCCGGAGGGGTGATTTCGACTTTCGACATCCCGCTCTGGGTCGTTCTGGCCGCTCAAGCGGCGATCGCTTTGGGGACATTGAGCGGCGGCTGGCGGATCGTGAAAACGATGGGACAAAAGATCACCAAACTAGCGCCCATCGACGGTTTTTGCGCCGAGACCGCCAGCGCGGTGAGTATTTTTACGGCCACTCATCTCGGGATCCCGGTCAGTACCACTCACGTGATCACCGGAGCCATCTCAGGCGTAGGTTCGGTGAGGCGCCTTAGCGCCGTGCGCTGGGGAGTGACTCTGCGCATCGTGTGGGCCTGGATCATGACCATCCCTGCGGCGGGGATTATCGCTGCCCTGTTGTTCTGGATCCTGAACCTAATATTCTAG
- a CDS encoding guanylate kinase, giving the protein MTFSPPRPAPVLLILSGPSGVGKDAVLERMKERRLPGLKFITTITTRSQRPREIDGKDYRFTTQAEFKKAIAQNELLEWAEVYGNFYGVPKSAVREALRHGSDVIVKVDVQGAASIKKIAPEAVFVFMLPPSLEDLNYRLSRRLTESPETLKRRLETAPEELKQLPAFDYFVVNHDGKIDQAVSEISAIIAAEKSKVHPRRIDL; this is encoded by the coding sequence TTGACCTTTAGCCCGCCCCGGCCGGCTCCGGTCCTGCTCATACTTTCAGGACCTTCAGGAGTTGGCAAGGACGCCGTGCTCGAGCGGATGAAGGAGCGCCGCCTGCCCGGCCTCAAATTCATCACTACCATTACCACCCGGTCCCAGCGCCCCCGGGAAATCGACGGCAAAGACTACCGTTTCACTACCCAGGCCGAGTTCAAAAAGGCGATTGCCCAAAACGAACTCCTTGAGTGGGCTGAGGTTTATGGTAATTTTTATGGCGTGCCCAAGTCCGCAGTTCGTGAAGCATTGAGACATGGTTCCGACGTCATCGTGAAGGTGGATGTCCAGGGCGCAGCCTCGATCAAAAAGATCGCCCCTGAGGCAGTATTCGTTTTCATGCTGCCGCCTTCGTTGGAAGACCTGAACTACCGGCTGTCACGCCGCTTAACCGAATCGCCGGAGACTTTAAAGAGGCGGCTCGAGACAGCGCCTGAAGAGCTCAAGCAACTACCTGCGTTCGATTATTTCGTGGTCAACCATGACGGCAAAATCGATCAGGCGGTTTCGGAGATCTCGGCCATCATCGCCGCCGAAAAATCGAAGGTTCACCCCCGCCGGATTGACCTGTAA
- a CDS encoding DUF370 domain-containing protein, protein MAIELVHVGFGNILAMNRLIAIAPPGSAPIKRIIQESRNKGTLIDMTNGRKTKAVIFTDSGHVVLAALAPETITGRVSIGRGAMKTDVAEVPLDL, encoded by the coding sequence ATGGCGATCGAACTGGTCCATGTCGGCTTTGGTAATATCCTGGCGATGAATCGCCTTATCGCTATCGCCCCGCCCGGCTCCGCCCCCATCAAGCGCATCATCCAGGAGAGCCGCAACAAGGGTACGTTGATCGATATGACCAACGGCCGGAAAACCAAGGCGGTGATTTTTACCGATTCGGGTCACGTGGTTTTAGCCGCACTGGCACCTGAAACCATCACTGGCCGCGTCAGTATTGGCCGCGGTGCCATGAAGACGGATGTTGCCGAGGTACCGCTTGACCTTTAG
- a CDS encoding response regulator transcription factor, whose amino-acid sequence MKALIIDDDDGIIQLVSLCLGVIWPDIKIVWTHLGGEGSELVKTATPDLVVLDLGLPDMSGYDVLRSIRSFSKVPLIVLTVRNEEVDVVRAFELGADDYIVKPFRQFEFLARVRSALSRFVPQPARGEELRLTFGDFHFDASLRRLDYRNRSIDLTSTESVTLRILLENAGNVVNHKTIAQQIWGHPVPDDVKIIRVYIRHLREKIETDPNNPSLILTKAGEGYLLAKTN is encoded by the coding sequence ATGAAAGCGCTGATAATTGATGACGACGACGGCATCATCCAGCTGGTTTCCCTCTGTCTTGGCGTAATCTGGCCCGATATCAAGATCGTCTGGACTCACCTGGGCGGAGAGGGTTCGGAACTGGTAAAAACCGCTACGCCTGATCTGGTCGTGCTTGATCTTGGCTTGCCTGACATGAGCGGCTATGACGTTCTGAGGTCGATCCGATCTTTTTCCAAGGTGCCCCTAATCGTGCTAACCGTCAGAAATGAAGAAGTCGACGTCGTACGCGCTTTCGAACTGGGGGCCGATGACTACATCGTGAAGCCGTTCCGCCAGTTTGAGTTTTTGGCCCGCGTTCGTTCGGCGCTCTCCCGGTTCGTGCCTCAGCCGGCCAGGGGAGAGGAACTCAGGCTCACCTTCGGTGATTTCCACTTCGATGCCTCACTGCGGAGGTTGGATTACCGCAACAGGTCCATCGATCTCACCTCCACGGAAAGCGTCACCCTGCGTATCTTGTTGGAAAACGCTGGAAACGTGGTCAACCACAAGACTATCGCTCAGCAGATATGGGGCCATCCGGTCCCCGACGATGTTAAGATCATTCGCGTCTACATCAGACATCTTCGCGAAAAAATCGAGACCGACCCCAATAACCCCAGTTTGATCCTCACCAAAGCCGGCGAAGGCTACCTGTTAGCCAAGACTAACTAA
- a CDS encoding PAS domain-containing sensor histidine kinase translates to MAQNSPGSDIYQVIFKNNPDPIIFCSVRTFTIEEVTPSACSLYGYAREEILRESISRIVAPESLESLKKMLLAIPEGVQASFDATLVSRQGRLFPTEINARLFEFNGQKAAVLACRDVGFRKGTEKQREDLLQQEIKLREKFQADKDMRTNYTRALVHELKTPLTSLMASSDYLVSHIRKEPLLSFAKNINFGAKAVNHRIDELHDLIRLELGTLNLEFYPVNLRQLLREITEFVKPTAERSELAFSLELPARLPRVWGDRERLQQVIMNLLNNAFKYTPKKGSVIMKASVQPGELVVEVRDTGCGMSPDTQKALFQPYERRDPGQQRKDGLGLGLVITRAIVERYKGRIWVESELGRGSRFFVALPTVKKGEKNESADN, encoded by the coding sequence ATGGCCCAAAATTCTCCAGGCTCGGACATTTATCAGGTTATTTTCAAAAACAACCCTGACCCCATTATTTTTTGTAGCGTTAGAACTTTCACAATCGAGGAGGTAACTCCGAGCGCCTGTTCGTTATACGGATATGCCCGGGAAGAAATCTTACGAGAGAGCATATCCAGAATCGTCGCGCCCGAAAGTTTGGAATCCTTGAAAAAGATGTTGTTAGCGATCCCCGAAGGGGTTCAAGCATCCTTCGACGCGACTCTTGTTTCACGACAGGGAAGACTTTTTCCAACAGAGATTAATGCGCGCCTCTTTGAATTTAATGGCCAAAAGGCTGCTGTGCTTGCTTGCCGGGATGTCGGCTTTCGCAAAGGCACAGAAAAGCAACGCGAGGATCTCCTACAACAGGAAATCAAGCTCCGTGAAAAATTCCAGGCTGACAAAGATATGCGGACCAACTACACCCGTGCCCTGGTTCACGAGCTGAAAACACCTTTGACCTCACTTATGGCTTCAAGTGATTACCTGGTGTCTCACATCCGGAAAGAACCGCTACTCAGCTTTGCCAAGAACATCAACTTCGGCGCCAAAGCCGTCAATCATCGTATCGATGAGCTGCACGACCTTATCAGATTGGAACTTGGCACCCTCAACCTTGAATTCTATCCCGTTAATCTTCGGCAATTGCTTCGGGAAATCACAGAATTTGTTAAACCGACCGCCGAAAGAAGCGAACTGGCTTTCAGCCTCGAACTGCCTGCCAGGCTGCCCCGGGTCTGGGGAGACCGCGAACGCCTGCAACAGGTGATTATGAACCTGCTCAACAACGCCTTCAAATACACACCCAAGAAGGGTTCGGTCATCATGAAAGCGTCCGTACAACCGGGCGAGTTGGTCGTTGAAGTCAGGGACACAGGCTGCGGCATGTCGCCTGACACCCAAAAGGCATTGTTCCAGCCGTATGAACGTCGTGATCCAGGTCAACAGCGGAAGGACGGACTTGGGTTGGGATTGGTAATAACCCGGGCAATCGTGGAAAGGTACAAGGGCAGGATCTGGGTGGAGAGCGAACTCGGTCGGGGCAGCCGTTTTTTTGTAGCCCTGCCTACCGTTAAAAAAGGGGAAAAGAATGAAAGCGCTGATAATTGA
- a CDS encoding reductive dehalogenase — protein sequence MSIFHSTVTRRDFMKGLGLTATGAAALVSPSFHDLDELTASDSSKPKRAWWVKEIDEPTVEIDWSIMKRGHGGHSTQSAAVVARYPGLDAYNDMNKTEKSDIDRLKDNEPGYQLRDSALSGGNNIGRGALGDTASDLKFGQVKAKTPEQLGVPKWTGSPEEATKMLRAAMMFYGSSAIATSEINEHHQKLIGLTGENQGTGYMHKEPPTTSTKPLVFYDKPNFSFDSKTGISYLPNVPLYGITWLQPQNPELNRLRPTTLGRLAQTRYRLREVPRACTQAFVMGLGYESMLDEPYRGIPSNAGAVLGGLAENARHSIMAISPEVGAFGGYFDLLTTLPVEPTKPINAGIWRFCQSCGFCADKCPSESITKVGEAEPSWEVRPSKTNPVDKLTGEYWSTLRQDAGGEFHKMGRKTLWTDMPTCQLYVRSVATCNVCWGNCVFNGANGAMIHNVVKGTVSATSLFNGFFAAMYPNFGYGVKEGAPIEDWWDLVLPSYGFDSTMYTTHMGY from the coding sequence ATGTCTATTTTTCATAGCACCGTCACCCGACGCGATTTCATGAAGGGTCTTGGATTAACCGCTACGGGCGCTGCTGCTCTCGTTTCACCGAGTTTTCACGATCTCGATGAATTAACAGCTTCAGACAGCTCAAAACCCAAACGTGCCTGGTGGGTAAAGGAAATTGACGAGCCTACGGTTGAGATCGATTGGAGCATCATGAAACGCGGCCACGGCGGACATAGTACCCAATCCGCGGCCGTTGTTGCCCGCTACCCGGGGCTGGATGCCTATAACGATATGAATAAAACCGAGAAGAGCGATATTGACCGGTTGAAAGACAATGAACCGGGTTACCAGTTGCGTGATTCAGCCTTGAGCGGCGGCAATAACATCGGCCGAGGAGCCTTGGGGGATACGGCATCCGATCTGAAGTTCGGTCAGGTCAAAGCTAAGACTCCCGAACAACTCGGCGTACCAAAATGGACAGGTTCTCCCGAGGAGGCGACCAAGATGCTTCGGGCAGCAATGATGTTCTACGGCTCCTCAGCCATAGCTACATCCGAGATCAATGAACATCACCAAAAACTTATAGGTTTAACGGGCGAAAACCAGGGTACTGGATATATGCACAAGGAGCCGCCAACCACTTCCACTAAGCCCCTTGTATTCTACGATAAACCTAATTTTTCGTTCGACTCTAAGACCGGCATTTCATACCTGCCTAATGTGCCACTGTACGGAATAACATGGCTGCAGCCTCAAAATCCTGAATTGAACCGCCTGCGCCCGACGACCTTAGGCCGCCTAGCCCAGACCCGCTATCGCTTGCGCGAGGTGCCGCGAGCCTGCACCCAGGCTTTCGTCATGGGACTTGGATATGAGAGCATGCTAGATGAGCCCTACCGAGGCATTCCGTCCAACGCCGGGGCAGTGCTTGGTGGCCTTGCTGAAAACGCTCGACACTCAATTATGGCGATTAGTCCCGAAGTCGGCGCTTTCGGAGGCTATTTTGATCTATTGACTACCCTGCCGGTGGAGCCCACCAAACCGATAAACGCTGGCATCTGGCGCTTCTGCCAATCATGTGGTTTTTGTGCTGATAAATGTCCCTCCGAATCGATCACCAAAGTAGGTGAAGCCGAGCCTTCCTGGGAAGTCAGACCTTCAAAAACCAACCCGGTTGATAAACTCACCGGAGAGTATTGGTCGACTCTACGTCAGGACGCCGGCGGCGAATTCCACAAGATGGGCCGGAAGACATTATGGACGGACATGCCGACCTGCCAGCTCTACGTGAGGAGCGTAGCGACCTGCAACGTATGTTGGGGTAATTGCGTATTCAATGGCGCCAACGGAGCTATGATTCACAATGTGGTAAAAGGTACGGTTTCAGCCACTAGCTTGTTCAACGGTTTCTTCGCCGCTATGTATCCGAATTTTGGCTACGGGGTCAAGGAAGGAGCTCCTATCGAAGACTGGTGGGATCTGGTGCTTCCCAGTTACGGTTTTGACTCAACGATGTACACCACGCACATGGGTTACTAG